In Humulus lupulus chromosome 6, drHumLupu1.1, whole genome shotgun sequence, a single genomic region encodes these proteins:
- the LOC133781443 gene encoding pumilio homolog 12 produces the protein MEETRTDESEIDLLLCEIPKATSGNPHSDESARRMVYLNESLSSARLNSYRENSIGKLQNNGRLNKYEQLPSNWVQSDELNLPDDQSLTSAFAGMSFNEGVAVPAVSAAGIHQPLVSKPMQCYASSLHGMIHNNNLKKQNSDVDSRMMYVSSYRTSNNVPCDFYDYGFDVTKHGHESTNFSRFSPQEPRRGLQVANYQPMENFPTAVPLDHSVTGFPYLSNLPVSGMQFPIMTDQQPQFYLDPLSSLPYHRQQQYHRFLRLQQQYNMQENGNIPNRYCGRNPRQTHYEVAFPHQCEPLKPSDPFWENFLSRTSNHLNHSFSPIGFNATKAWDKTSAPERILARSHGLRFGSVGGNDLLSQLGQNGRPLQNGHLSHNLSNHDCCNLNNMLLCPDTDYKSCLNAKLLPQKYTSLDEASGRIYLMAKDQHGCRFLQRKFSEKKKHEVDMIFEEIVDHVVELMTDPFGNYLVQKLLEVCDEDQRLQTLHCMTCQPGELVRISCDMHGTRAVQKVIETLQTPEQFSMVVSALKFDTLTLMKDTNGNHVAQRCLQYLSHEYSEFLFEAALLNCVDLASDRHGCCVLQKCLAYSNGDRRRHLICEIVANALVLSQDPYGNYVVQYIYELGLQWAKLHLLDLLEGSFGDLSMQKHSSNVVEKSLKFCDEEGRTRIIQELIDNPKLDQIMQDPYGNYVVQVAIELAKGSLHAKLVDAIKPHVAALRTSPYGKKVLSNLNFKK, from the exons ATGGAGGAAACAAGAACTGATGAGTCCGAAATCGATCTCCTCCTTTGTGAGATACCCAAAGCCACTTCTGGGAATCCACATTCTGATGAGTCTGCTCGTAGGATGGTGTATCTGAATGAAAGTTTGTCATCTGCTCGATTGAACTCGTACAGAGAGAATTCGATCGGAAAACTGCAAAACAATGGGAGGTTGAACAAGTATGAACAATTACCTTCCAATTGGGTTCAATCAGATGAGCTGAATCTCCCTGATGATCAATCCTTGACATCCGCATTTGCGGGGATGAGTTTTAATGAAGGAGTGGCTGTGCCTGCTGTATCAGCTGCTGGTATTCATCAACCTTTGGTTTCGAAACCTATGCAATGCTATGCCTCTTCATTGCATGGAATGATCCATAACAACAACCTGAAGAAACAAAATTCGGATGTGGATTCAAGGATGATGTATGTTTCCTCCTACCGAACATCAAACAATgtgccttgtgatttctatgaCTATGGGTTTGATGTGACAAAACATGGCCATGAAAGTACAAATTTTTCGAGGTTTTCTCCTCAGGAACCCAGAAGAGGCCTCCAAGTTGCGAATTACCAGCCAATGGAGAATTTTCCTACTGCTGTTCCACTGGATCATTCGGTGACTGGTTTTCCATACCTCTCTAATCTGCCTGTTTCTGGGATGCAGTTTCCTATAATGACTGATCAACAACCGCAATTCTATTTGGATCCACTTTCAAGTCTACCTTACCATCGTCAACAACAGTACCATAGGTTTCTGCGCTTGCAGCAGCAGTACAATATGCAAGAAAATGGTAACATTCCAAACAGGTATTGTGGTAGAAACCCAAGGCAAACACATTATGAAGTTGCATTCCCTCACCAATGTGAGCCATTGAAACCGTCGGATCCATTTTGGGAAAACTTTTTGAGCAGAACTTCAAACCATTTAAATCATTCCTTCTCTCCCATTGGATTCAATGCAACTAAAGCTTGGGACAAAACGAGTGCCCCTGAGAGGATTCTAGCCAGATCACATGGACTAAGGTTTGGCTCAGTTGGAGGAAATGACTTGCTTTCTCAACTTGGTCAAAATGGAAGGCCTCTACAAAATGGTCACTTGTCTCATAACTTATCTAATCATGACTGCTGCAACTTGAACAACATGCTTCTGTGTCCTGATACAGACTATAAAAGTTGTCTTAATGCGAAGCTTTTGCCTCAGAAATATACATCACTGGATGAAGCCAGTGGTAGAATTTATCTCATGGCTAAAGACCAGCATGGTTGCCGATTCTTGCAAAGAAAATTCTCTGAAAAGAAAAAACATGAGGTCGACATGATTTTTGAAGAGATCGTAGATCATGTTGTTGAGCTGATGACAGACCCTTTTGGGAATTACCTCGTTCAGAAGCTGCTCGAGGTTTGTGACGAGGACCAGCGGCTGCAGACGCTTCATTGCATGACTTGCCAACCAGGGGAACTTGTTAGAATTTCGTGTGATATGCACGG GACTAGAGCTGTTCAAAAGGTTATTGAAACCCTTCAGACCCCAGAGCAGTTCTCCATGGTTGTTTCCGCACTGAAGTTTGATACATTGACACTTATGAAAGACACGAATGGAAACCATGTCGCTCAACGGTGCTTGCAGTATTTAAGTCATGAGTATAGTGAA TTTTTGTTTGAAGCTGCACTTTTAAATTGCGTTGATCTTGCATCAGACCGCCATGGCTGTTGTGTGCTTCAAAAATGCCTTGCTTATTCTAATGGTGACCGAAGGCGCCATCTGATCTGTGAGATTGTTGCCAATGCTCTAGTCCTTTCACAGGATCCTTATGG GAACTATGTTGTGCAATACATCTATGAGCTTGGCCTTCAATGGGCAAAACTACATTTACTAGATCTGTTGGAAGGTAGCTTCGGTGATCTTTCTATGCAGAAGCACAGCAGTAATGTGGTTGAGAAAAGCCTGAAATTTTGTGACGAAGAGGGCCGCACTCGCATTATTCAGGAGCTTATCGATAATCCCAAGCTCGATCAAATCATGCAGGATCCTTATGGAAACTATGTTGTTCAAGTAGCAATAGAACTGGCAAAG GGAAGCCTTCATGCTAAGCTGGTGGACGCCATAAAGCCCCACGTTGCTGCACTCCGAACCAGTCCATACGGGAAGAAAGTCCTCTCGAACCTGAACTTCAAGAAATAA
- the LOC133781444 gene encoding receptor-like protein 46, whose protein sequence is MVYPLKLNSTMAKQSLIFLLLTVILFFMNPSSSCPNEQRKALLQFKSSLINLTVNTTSDVSLLGLDSWEHTASDCCLWERVICSSSRPNSSSVIALYLDTLVVSMEFTNPMVVPASVLNPLFGIRTLMLLDMSSNMIQGEIPSHLLADLTKLVHLDMLGNRFSGSIPKQVFQLKYLKYLDLSNNLLSGDLSREVGLLRNLRTLKLDQNSLGGSIPEEIGSLKELEELSLGTNIFDGGIPASVGSLKELKKLDLSHNLLSMEIPSMIGDLTNLTTLVLAGNRLSGGIPLSIQKLEKLETLDLERNSLGGEIPLWLFDMKSLKNLHLGRNNLTWNSNAAKGLEPKPQLSKLSLRSCGIGGEIPSWISEQKGLDFLDLSENQLEGEFPLWLAEMEVGGIILSDNKLSGSLSPRLFHSRNLSVLALSRNNFSGELPENIGEATGIMILMLASNQFSGEIPKSITKIYRLLLLDLSKNQFSGSSFPAFGDALLAYVDISSNEFSGEIPTTFSLQTRILALGNNKFSGSLPKNLTKLTLLEHLELNDNNITGELPSFFSQISTLQVLILRNNSLQGFIPEDMFNLSSLRILDVSNNNLTGRIPQNTENLFGMINTPETLSSLYNVFTIPIEYNDLIVNWKSSKQGLAHKSLGIYSLLDMSRNQLSGEIPVSLGELKGLKLLNISYNRLTGKIPSSFGDLERVESLDLSHNRLSGSIPPTFSRLKELSTLVLSNNLLSGKIPLGGQMDTMADLASYANNSGLCGMQIHVLCSDQKLSPGVEEEDDDDDEKWFSWGGAGFGFLVGFFLTVGILHISGYVVPRKVNKTQRRRRTKVP, encoded by the coding sequence ATGGTATATCCATTGAAACTGAACTCAACCATGGCCAAACAAAGCCTTATCTTTCTTCTACTTACAGTCATACTCTTCTTCATGAACCCTTCTTCAAGTTGTCCAAATGAACAAAGAAAAGCCCTTCTTCAGTTCAAATCTTCTCTCATCAACTTGACAGTCAACACAACTTCAGATGTGTCCTTACTTGGTTTGGATTCATGGGAGCACACTGCTTCAGACTGTTGTCTATGGGAAAGAGTCATCTGCAGTAGTTCTAGACCGAATTCGAGTTCTGTCATAGCTCTATACCTCGACACCCTTGTAGTTTCCATGGAGTTCACAAACCCCATGGTTGTTCCAGCTAGTGTTTTGAATCCACTCTTTGGTATCAGAACCTTGATGCTTCTTGACATGTCTTCGAATATGATTCAAGGTGAAATTCCCAGTCATCTGTTGGCTGATCTTACCAAGTTGGTTCATCTTGACATGTTGGGAAACAGATTCAGTGGCTCCATTCCTAAACAGGTTTTCCAGCTCAAGTATCTGAAGTATCTTGATTTGAGTAACAATTTACTGAGTGGGGATCTCAGCCGTGAAGTGGGGTTGTTGAGAAATTTGAGGACATTAAAGTTGGATCAGAATTCACTTGGTGGAAGTATCCCTGAGGAGATTGGGAGCTTGAAAGAGCTGGAAGAGTTGTCACTTGGAACCAACATTTTCGATGGTGGGATTCCTGCCTCAGTTGGATCCTTAAAGGAGCTTAAGAAGCTGGACTTGAGTCACAACCTCTTGTCCATGGAGATACCTTCAATGATTGGTGACTTAACTAACTTAACTACCTTGGTCTTGGCTGGTAACAggctgagtggtggaatcccacTGTCGATACAGAAACTTGAGAAGTTGGAAACTCTTGATTTGGAGAGAAACAGCTTAGGAGGAGAGATTCCATTATGGTTGTTCGATATGAAGAGCCTGAAGAACTTGCATCTGGGGAGGAATAATTTGACATGGAATAGCAATGCTGCAAAAGGATTGGAGCCAAAGCCTCAGCTGTCGAAATTGTCATTGAGATCTTGTGGAATTGGAGGAGAAATCCCAAGCTGGATTTCGGAACAAAAGGGGCTTGATTTCTTGGACTTGAGTGAGAACCAGCTTGAAGGTGAGTTTCCACTGTGGCTTGCTGAAATGGAAGTTGGAGGGATCATTCTATCAGACAACAAACTCAGTGGTTCTCTCTCGCCACGCCTTTTCCACTCTCGAAATCTATCAGTGCTCGCCTTGTCAAGGAATAATTTCTCAGGTGAGTTACCAGAAAACATTGGTGAGGCCACAGGGATTATGATTCTTATGCTGGCTTCAAACCAATTCTCAGGAGAAATCCCAAAATCCATCACCAAGATATACCGCCTTCTGCTATTGGACTTGTCGAAAAACCAGTTTTCTGGTTCAAGTTTCCCTGCATTTGGTGATGCATTGCTGGCTTATGTTGACATCTCTTCAAATGAATTCTCTGGTGAGATTCCAACCACTTTTTCTCTGCAGACTAGGATTCTTGCTTTGGGAAATAACAAGTTCTCAGGAAGTTTGCCGAAAAACTTGACTAAACTCACACTGCTTGAGCACTTAGAACTCAATGACAACAACATCACAGGAGAATTGCCAAGTTTTTTTTCCCAAATCTCCACTCTTCAAGTTCTGATCTTGCGAAACAACTCCTTACAAGGCTTCATCCCTGAGGACATGTTCAACCTCAGCAGCCTTCGAATTCTTGATGTTTCTAACAACAATCTAACTGGAAGAATTCCTCAAAACACAGAAAACCTTTTTGGAATGATTAATACTCCTGAGACACTCTCTTCACTTTACAATGTTTTCACCATACCAATTGAGTACAACGACTTGATAGTGAATTGGAAGAGTTCAAAACAAGGTCTCGCTCACAAAAGCCTCGGTATCTACTCGCTCTTGGACATGTCAAGAAACCAGCTTTCTGGTGAAATTCCAGTCTCATTAGGTGAGTTAAAGGGTCTAAAGCTTCTCAACATTTCGTACAACAGACTAACAGGGAAAATCCCATCAAGCTTTGGTGATTTGGAGAGAGTAGAGAGCTTGGACTTGTCACATAACAGACTCTCTGGCTCAATTCCACCAACATTTTCTAGGCTTAAAGAGCTTTCTACTTTGGTTTTGAGTAATAATTTGCTCAGTGGGAAGATCCCTCTTGGTGGCCAAATGGACACTATGGCTGATCTGGCCTCTTACGCCAACAACAGTGGATTGTGTGGAATGCAAATTCATGTTTTGTGTTCGGACCAAAAGCTGTCACCAggagtagaagaagaagatgatgatgatgatgagaaaTGGTTCTCATGGGGAGGAGCAGGGTTTGGATTCTTAGTTGGGTTCTTCTTAACAGTAGGAATCTTGCACATTTCTGGTTATGTTGTGCCAAGGAAAGTTAACAAGACACAAAGAAGGAGAAGAACTAAAGTGCCATAA
- the LOC133781442 gene encoding uncharacterized protein LOC133781442: protein MDLAVNTLFLGFNPKIITHTRQTVNVPSLTCRRVCTSSSNHDEVRLGNFAGQSYPRRSHKCFPSISAVLSGAKDVEVSSSQFNDISVTTTDNTEPGELKISIEVSGTKTQAIFDEVFDKMVAQAQPIPGFRRVKGGKTPNIPKDVLLEVIGPSKVFKQVIKKVINSTVNEYVEKEGLKVSKELRVEQSFEDLLSMFKEGEQFNFDAVLQIQEKED, encoded by the exons aTGGATTTAGCCGTTAACACTCTCTTCTTGGGTTTTAATCCTAAG ATAATAACTCACACTCGACAAACGGTAAATGTTCCGAGTCTCACTTGCAGAAGAGTATGTACTTCCTCCTCAAATCATGATGAAGTAAGACTTGGAAATTTTGCTGGACAATCATACCCCAG GAGAAGTCACAAATGTTTTCCTTCCATTTCTGCCGTTTTATCAG GTGCCAAAGATGTTGAGGTTTCTTCTTCTCAATTCAATGATATATCAGTTACTACTACTGATAATACTGAGCCTGGAGAATTAAAG ATAAGCATAGAGGTTTCTGGTACCAAAACTCAAGCAATTTTTGATGAAGTTTTTGACAAGATGGTTGCTCAAGCTCAGCCAATCCCAGGGTTTAGGAGAGTTAAAGGAG GGAAGACACCTAAT ATACCCAAAGATGTACTATTGGAAGTCATTGGACCTTCTAAAGTTTTCAAGCAAGTAATCAAGAAAGTGATTAATTCTACTGTTAATGAATATGTAGAAAAG GAAGGTTTAAAAGTCAGCAAGGAGTTGAGAGTCGAGCAAAGCTTTGAGGATTTATTATCCATGTTCAAGGAAGGTGAACAATTCAACTTTGATGCAGTATTACAGATTCAAGAAAAGGAGGACTAA